The stretch of DNA GTAGATCGCTTATTGCACGATCGCCATGGAGTGATTGCCGAGCTTCCTTCTGCTCAATATCTAACATTTATTATTAGTATCGGCAATACGGAAGCAGATATCGACCAATTAGTGACTGGATTAAGCGAAATTTATCGCGATCGCAATCTAGAAAAAGCCCATGGCGAGGATAATAACGTGCAACAACGATGGCAAGAAGAATGTTTATTCGTCCATCCCTCATCGTTCTTAATTCGTCCGGCCCTTTCTCCCCGTCAAGCCTTTTTCTCATCGACGGAAACCTTACCCATCGAACAAACGGACGAGCGGATTTCGGCAGAAATGATTTGTCCTTATCCTCCCGGTATTCCGGCAATTATGCCCGGTGAAATGATTAATATGTCGGCATTAGACTACCTGCAACAAGTACTAGCTCTTGGGGGAACAATTACCGGATGTAGCGATCCGACCTTAAAAACACTCAAAGTTGTTCGACAATAGAAGGCGATTGTTAGCCCGTCCACATTGCTCATTCCTTATCTTATGTCCCTTTGGCCGTTTATTACTCCTGGCATTCCCGATCGCTTGTTTGAGAGATTGCCCGGTATTCCGTTAACCAAGCGAGAGATCCGCGTGTTATTAATCTCTGCCTTACGGTTGCGCAAGGATTCTGTATTATGGGATATTGGTGCCGGTACTGGAACAATCCCTGTAGAATGTGGATTGCTGTGTCCGGAAGGTCGGATTTTTGCGATCGAGCGAGATAATGAAGTAGCAAGCTTAATTCGGGAAAATTGCGATCGCTTTTCTGTCCCGAATGTTGAGGTGATTGAAGGAAATGCTCCGGAATGCTTGGATCGAATTTCGGTTCGCCCTCATCGAGTCTGTTTTGAAGGAGGAAAGTCCCTCAAACCGATTTTAGAGGCGGTTTGGAATTTATTGCTTCCCGACGGTCGAATTGTCGCAACAGCCGGTTCCCTAGAGAGTTTGTATCTGCTCTCAGAAGGATTTGCCCAACTGCAAGTCCGCAATATTGAAGTGGTTCAATCGGGCGTCAATCGTTTGGAAACGCGAGGAAATAACCAAGTACTTGCTGCTGTCGATCCAATGTTTATTATTAGTGGCGAAAAACTGAGTTAACTAAAACGGCGTATCTACACAATAGTCTAAACTAATTCTGTGATGTCAAACAAAATCCTAAATCTCACTCCCGAACTTTCCAATTATTTGCAAGCGGTTTCCCTCAGAGAACCCGATATTTTAGCTCGACTGCGTGCCGAAACTGCGGAGCATCCCATGGCGCAAATGCAAATTTGTCCGGAACAAGGGCAGTTTATGGCATTGCTGATTCGCTTATTGGGGGCGAAAAAAGCCTTAGAAATTGGTGTCTTTACCGGATATAGCAGTCTGGCAGTTGCTCTGGCTCTGCCGGATGATGGTAAATTAATTGCCTGCGATACCGATGAAAACGCAACCAACATTGCCCGTCACTACTGGGAGATCGCTGGAGCGAGCCACAAGATCGAGTTACATCTTGCACCAGCTTTGGAGACTTTAGAGAGATTGTGCGATCGCAACCAACAAAATACCTTTGATTTTATCTTTATCGACGCCGATAAACGCAATTATCCCAACTATTACGATCGCGCCTTGCAACTTCTGCGTCCCGGTGGCATCATTGCGGTAGATAACGTCTTATGGTCGGGGCGAGTGGCAGATAGCCATGTCCGAGACCCGCGAACTCAAGCCATTCGCGATTTTAATCAAATGCTGCACGATGACGATCGCATTCACTTGAGTTTACTGCCTATTGGCGACGGCTTGACCTTAGCCATGAAAAAGTAATAGAGAAACCGGGATGCGATCGCATTCCGCGCCATTGAAAAACCCCCAACATTCTCATCGGGGGTTTAAATGCCAATTGCATATTTCTTCCATTCTTGATGCGAGCCGCTCTTAATATGCTTTTGCAACTCAAAATAGAGGCTGCTGTATGGTTTGCGCGGCGGATGAGCCAGCGTCATTCCCGCTTCTTCTGGCGTTCGATTGCCTTTTTTGACATTACATCGCACGCAAGCCGTAACTAGGTTTTCCCAAGTTTCGCCTCCCCGGCGCGATCGCGGAATCACGTGATCTAAGGTCAGTCCTTCACCAGTGTACCCGCAGTATTGACAGGTATGATTATCTCGAGATAGTATATTTCTTCTGGTTAATGGAATTTCTTTGTAAGGAACCCGGATATAGTGCCGAAGTCGAATTACGGTAGGTAAGGGAAATCCCGGACAAAGGAGTTTATCGTTGTGTTCTACCTGTTCCGCTTTTCCCTTGAGCAACAGAATGACCGCCCGTCGCCAGCTAGCGATATTGAGCGGTTCGTAAGAGGCATTCAACACCAGAACCTTGCTCATGGATCGTTAATTTCATAAAATATTTCCCTCTAGGGTATCACATCTTTACTGCTGTAGCAGAGAATTACAGGTTTTATGCAAGCTGGAGAGTTTCTCGAGTTCGTTTAAAGTTGGTTCTCTAGATTCATTCGGGTTTCCGCTTTGTGCAAGAAATAGCCGGTCATCATTGCCGATGCTAGTAACCGTCCGAGTTGTTCCCGATTGGTGGTCACGGTCATGCCAAAATGTTCGGGAGGGAGTTGTCCGAGCAGTCCGGTAATGTTATGCTCCATCATATTAAGCGCTTCTGCTGAAGGCTTAGATAGCCGTTCTGTAGTTTCGCGATCTAAGGCATACAGATATTCGCCGAGCTGGTTATTTTCGCTCCCTAGTGCCTCGAATAAATGAGATGATTGGGAAGATGGATCGGGATTCATAATGTTTAGTCTCCTTGAGTTCGGTTCAATTATTGCCTGCATTCACTGTAACCGCGATCGCGAGTGAAGGTATGGCAGGCAACCGAACCTGTAAGGCAGGGATTTTGCGAATCTCACGATCCTACTTCCATAACGACTGGCTAACTTTCCCGTTCTCTTTCCTTTTCCGCGATCGCCTCAAACTAACAAAGTATCCCAACCCACTCTTTCTCTACTTTATGAGTTTCAACTATAATACTACTAGCATTGTTGGTAACATTGTTCGCAAGTTATCTGCCAAGAAATCCAAATATAATTCCTCCCAAACTCAGCTTCCGGTTCACCCCATCCAGCAAACCTTTTCCCAAGCCTCACCAGAAGTGCAACAAATCGTTCAGCGAGTCCTCAAAGCAGAAAAAGAAAAGCTACACATGAGCAATCCTCGCTATATCAATGAGGATATTCTGCGCATTATTAAAGAAGAAGTTAAAGATTCTGAATAGGCCGTAACGAGGACTGGTATGGCAAGGGGTGGGTCGATCGAACATCTCGCCTTTTAACCGATCGCCGTACGCCGACCCCTTATATCTGCTGGCACCAGTTGAGAAGGCGCGAAAGGCTCGCCTTCCCCAACCTTCTGCCTAAGCCATTTGTGCTGGGTTATCCGTCCAGGCTGGAGCGGGGGACGATCCGCCAGCAGGACGAACGGGTCGCACCTGAGACTGAGGCGGCGTTTGAGTCGCTCCGATTTGGGTTTTCACTTGTACGCAACTGGGAGTGAACAAGAAAATGCTTTCACCAATGCGCTCTTGGTGACCGTCAATGGCATAAGTACCGCCAGCAACAAAGTCTACAGCTCGTTGGGCTTGATCGGGATCCATCATCGTGAGATTGAGAACCACTGATTTGCGTTCCCGCAAAGCTTGAATGGCTTGGGGCATTTCTTCAAAGGAGCGGGGTTCCATGACGATGACTTCCGACATGGAATTGGTTGCTCCTGGCATCCCAATCACGTTATTCATTGGCGTTGTTGCTCCTGGTGCTGTTGGTGTTTCCATTCCGATGTCGGGGCGATCGCGCAGTCGCCGTCTGGGTTGAGGTACTTCTTCGATTTCCGGTTGCGGATTCTCTTCTTTGTAGATGTTTTGATACTCTTGGGTATCGAGTTCATCATCGTAGCCGTACTCATAGACCGGTTCGTTTAAACTGACAAAGTCTCTGAGCTTTGAAAATAAATTCATGGTTTACAGAACCTCCTTAGCCTGGTCTCCACATCTTTCATAATCCACCATGCAGTCTAGCAACAAAGCTTCCATTTTTTCGGATTAATTTTAAATCGATTCGGTTCTGCACGGGTGAGCTAATGCTGACATTAGGTTGGAATCTTCGATTTACCCCGGCGATCGCGCGAGTTGGATGTACGCCAGTTTGTTTACCGATGGCGCTCTCCAAAAAGGATGCGTCCGAGACGAATCGCAGTAGCTCCTGCTTGGATAGCAAGGGGATAATCCCCCGACATTCCCATAGACAGGTGGTGCATTTGTAGATGCGACCAATCTTTTTGCCTAATTCTATCAGCTAATGCTGCGGTTCGACGATAAATTTCATAAGTCTCATCATTGCTCAACCCTAAGGGAGGAATGGTCATCAAACCTTGAATATCCAGAGCATCCAGGAGGTTGAGTTGGGGCAAGTCATCGAGCAATTGGGACTGGCTCCACCCATACTTATTCGCATCGGGGACAAGTTTGACTTGCAGGCACACTTTGGGTAGTAAGGGCAGATCGGCCGCAAGGTCATTGAGTCGCCGAGCTAGGTTAAGGCTATGGACGGAATGAATCCACTGAAACTGAGCGATCGCTTTTTTGGCTTTGTTCGTTTGTAGATGGCCGATAAAATGCCAGGTAATGTCGGTCAAGTCTTTGAGTTCCGCTTGCTTCACCGAACTTTCTTGGACTCGGCTTTCACCAAAATCCCGAATTCCAGCCGCATAGGCTTGGCGAATGGCATCGCTGGATACAGTTTTGCTAATAGCAATTAGGCGAACATGGGAGGGGAGAGTTTTCCTAATCTGCTCGATGCGATCGCCGATCTCAGTGCTAGGATTATTCGCGCTGGAGTTGGTGGATAAATCGGTCATTGGAACGTGCGCTTGTGAACGGCCATGAGTTCGTCATAGATTGCATAATCCCTTTGTCGTCTGAGCGATCGCAGGCGATTTTCCAGCAGAATTCGAGCTTCTCCCCGAGTTACCGATTCAAATTTTAGTCCTTCTGCATTGGTAATGACGACAAAGAATAGTCGTTGCGCATACAGGGTTGTGAAGAGTTCCTGACGATCGTCGATCGCGCAAACCCTAAACAGTAAACCAAATGTAGGATGACTCAGATACGTTTCGCTAGACATTCACATTCTTTACCATTTGGATGTAACAGTGACCGAAAAAGATGAGGGTTTAACAAGAAAAGTGTTCGTTACGAACGGAAATGCTGCTATTTCCTGACATACTCGAATGTAGGATTCTCAGCCAACGGA from Roseofilum casamattae BLCC-M143 encodes:
- a CDS encoding cell division protein SepF, with the protein product MNLFSKLRDFVSLNEPVYEYGYDDELDTQEYQNIYKEENPQPEIEEVPQPRRRLRDRPDIGMETPTAPGATTPMNNVIGMPGATNSMSEVIVMEPRSFEEMPQAIQALRERKSVVLNLTMMDPDQAQRAVDFVAGGTYAIDGHQERIGESIFLFTPSCVQVKTQIGATQTPPQSQVRPVRPAGGSSPAPAWTDNPAQMA
- a CDS encoding class I SAM-dependent methyltransferase, whose protein sequence is MSNKILNLTPELSNYLQAVSLREPDILARLRAETAEHPMAQMQICPEQGQFMALLIRLLGAKKALEIGVFTGYSSLAVALALPDDGKLIACDTDENATNIARHYWEIAGASHKIELHLAPALETLERLCDRNQQNTFDFIFIDADKRNYPNYYDRALQLLRPGGIIAVDNVLWSGRVADSHVRDPRTQAIRDFNQMLHDDDRIHLSLLPIGDGLTLAMKK
- a CDS encoding DUF760 domain-containing protein; the protein is MNPDPSSQSSHLFEALGSENNQLGEYLYALDRETTERLSKPSAEALNMMEHNITGLLGQLPPEHFGMTVTTNREQLGRLLASAMMTGYFLHKAETRMNLENQL
- the cbiT gene encoding precorrin-6Y C5,15-methyltransferase subunit CbiT, yielding MSLWPFITPGIPDRLFERLPGIPLTKREIRVLLISALRLRKDSVLWDIGAGTGTIPVECGLLCPEGRIFAIERDNEVASLIRENCDRFSVPNVEVIEGNAPECLDRISVRPHRVCFEGGKSLKPILEAVWNLLLPDGRIVATAGSLESLYLLSEGFAQLQVRNIEVVQSGVNRLETRGNNQVLAAVDPMFIISGEKLS
- the pipX gene encoding transcriptional coactivator PipX, yielding MSSETYLSHPTFGLLFRVCAIDDRQELFTTLYAQRLFFVVITNAEGLKFESVTRGEARILLENRLRSLRRQRDYAIYDELMAVHKRTFQ
- a CDS encoding HNH endonuclease — translated: MSKVLVLNASYEPLNIASWRRAVILLLKGKAEQVEHNDKLLCPGFPLPTVIRLRHYIRVPYKEIPLTRRNILSRDNHTCQYCGYTGEGLTLDHVIPRSRRGGETWENLVTACVRCNVKKGNRTPEEAGMTLAHPPRKPYSSLYFELQKHIKSGSHQEWKKYAIGI
- a CDS encoding YggS family pyridoxal phosphate-dependent enzyme; the encoded protein is MTDLSTNSSANNPSTEIGDRIEQIRKTLPSHVRLIAISKTVSSDAIRQAYAAGIRDFGESRVQESSVKQAELKDLTDITWHFIGHLQTNKAKKAIAQFQWIHSVHSLNLARRLNDLAADLPLLPKVCLQVKLVPDANKYGWSQSQLLDDLPQLNLLDALDIQGLMTIPPLGLSNDETYEIYRRTAALADRIRQKDWSHLQMHHLSMGMSGDYPLAIQAGATAIRLGRILFGERHR